From the Geotrypetes seraphini chromosome 8, aGeoSer1.1, whole genome shotgun sequence genome, the window atcccgtctggtcccatcgctttgtccaccttcagtttttcaagttgctcataacaCTATGCGTACCAGTATTTTTTTCTGTcacggcccctaccatctggaattcagctCCAAATTAtatgagaaattacatcccttgataaatttaaaagtaacttgaaggcttttctttttaaagacgcatatggtgtataatagtccttttaaggacggtaatggaatttTATTCCTTGCCATCTTTTAACCTTCTAGCTTATTTTTACTTAATTCTAGACCTTTTATACTTTGTTCTCCTTCCTATTGTTttgatccctcttccccctctatttctcttcatacaaattgtatttctccccctctccaTCTTGTATCAGTAAGTTTATGTTCGTCAGTGAGTttgtttgtaacactgtttgtaatttgtttttaatgtatgtttttagtaactttgtttttatattatgtaaaaccactttgaatttttaataaggcggtatatcaaatttttaataaacctgaaacctacctGTAAAAGATAATCTAATtatgaggagaaaattggaaACACTTGAAAATAACAGTCGGATTCacaatttgcgtttaattaattttccaaaggtttCATTAATTTCTCCAAGAGACATGATAAAGCGTTACTTTCTAGAAATTCTTAAAATACCTGAGAACTCTTTACCAccattgtcataagaacataagcaatgcctctgctgggtcagaccagagatccatcgtgcccagcagtccactcatgcggcggtccaacaggtctaggacctgtgcagtaatcctctatctatacccctctatccccttttccagcaggaaattgtccaatcctttcttgaaccccagtaccataatctgccctattacgctgtctggaagcgcattccaggtgtccaccacacgttgggtaaagaagaacttcctagcattcgttttgaatctgtcccctttcaacttttctgaatgtcaagagtgtattatttACCTGCAAAGAATCAGGATTCTCAAAAGAAAAATGATGACGGGAAACCACAGGAAAGTTCTCTGGATGTTACAGCCTTATTGGAACAatcagccactctcttattgactgtagCTCTGGCTCCAGACAgactggatccttaaacttttctttaaaaatagatctagaGACTTTTTTGatttccatattcaaattttccctgatgtctcgagagagactcaaaagagaagaaggagatttttattattgaaacctgGTGTGACTCAAATAGTgggtttctttttccttagatactcttgtaaatgtgtaattaggTATCGTACtttaaaatatatcttttttgaaccgGCTCACTTGACGGCTTTCCTTTCtatgaagcgccttgaaaaagaagaaataTCTGCGTCCAAGTAATAATTTAAGCTCTCTTTAGCAACAGATGTGATTTGATTTGATTGTTAGATTGTATTATTATTCACTCCTAATTCTTAAGTCTTGGATCCatttttgaggactagtgtgcgatTGAGGAAtatatttctttgaagtttgggtttattttcaggattgaaagtaattaatattatgttttcttaattgcactttctgtacaagatgatatgcttgttaaataatgtgaaaatttataaataaattttttaaaaaagataatactagtttgtattaaatatttaatagctagttttaagaatttgagttatgcatattcattaaggatttcctgaaaacctgcctgttTGGAGACTTTGAGGGCTAGAAATGAAGACTAAGGCTATGAGATGTGCCTAACTACTTCTGAGATTTCTTAAAAGTATGCACCATAGGTGTGACTGTATATATGCTTTTCAGGTTTCTGCCTCTTTGATATAGAATTTCAGCATCTTGTTTGAATGAAATGTGCTATAGAATTAAAATAAGAGGACTATTTTAAGAACTCCATTGCTTTCTTTACAGTCATGCTTGATGCTCGGGAAGCAGGGAGCCTTGGTAAGTGTTTCAACATTTCATTTTATAGAGGGGTTATCTCTCACATAGCTCTGATAATCTGAGAAGGGGCATAACTATAGTACAATTGATTGAACCCAGCACAATGACCAGGCCCACCTAAAGTTGCACCATCCTTCCCTCTCCATCCATCCCTCCTCCAGCCATGATTGGGTCCAGCATCTagctaccatatttttcgctccttaagacgcacctgaccataagacgcaccctagatttagaggaggaaaataagaaaaaaacccattcttaaccaaattctccctgccaggctctgcacccaaccccacaatccatgccaagctctgtaccctgtcccccctccctgctaggctctgtaccctgtcccccctctggtggtctagtggtaggccaggacagggtgggCAGAGACAgtgcacagatgtcaaggcagatgactttttaaaatttgcaatatcacctctgtaacaactatagaaaaatagacaaatattgtgcaaaatatagacagcagatataaattctcaaaactgacactttttgatcactacattgaaaataaaatcatttttcctacctttattgtctggttcgttctttctttccttccttcttcaggctcaacaattgtcccttcctccctccctccttcctatgtccccctcaatgccttccagcctttgtccccttTCCCCCCAACTCAGGCTCAACATTTGTCccttcctcctatgttcccctcactgccttccagcctgtcCTCTTCCGCCCCTCTCCAAGCCTGCCCACCCGACTTAATTACCTCCCGCTGTTGCCATGAGAACACATCGACGAAGCAGCAGCGATGAAgcacacacatccacgcatgctcgaggccctccagacgcggctggaGCTCGTCGGGGAAGAAGATGAAGCTTTAAGAGGGtgaggctggaggcagaatggggcagggccatatGTCTGAGTTTGTAAGgcgcaaaatatggtaaccctaccagttcttaatccaaatTTTCCTTTTAATGCAGTTGCTCACAAAAACAAGGGGGACATGCACTTACTGTTGTGATGTGCTAGATTAGACATTATGTCCCTTACAGACTGAGTCCGTACTGTAATTAGCCCCTCACAGGGAGCAGGGACTGGCAGTGGCTGGTAATGTAAAAATAGTTATGAAGTGAAAAACACCATGGAATGCCAAGGGCCTGAGAGGACAAACAGCAGTAGTACTGCCTCAGCATGGAGAGCTTACAAGTCCCTCAACGCCATGGCTCTCTGACTGAATAGCAGCTCTCTCAATATGCTGCCTTCTTTTTCTTTCACAATCAGGCATGCAtttggagggaggaaggaaccTGTTCCTCCCAGCATGTATAAAGCAGCCAAGAAAGATCCCATAAGGCACTAGGAATAGAGCACAGGTGCTCAGAAAAGGCCAGTAACCTAAGGACTACCAAACTGCAGGGACTTGTAGCGCACACACAgtgctaaagttttaaagtgacagtacactttggtACATATCCGTGCTAGGCTCCATGGGTGATgttgcccacatgtgagaatatactgcccgCTTGTCCTCAAAGAAAATCTGTTACACACAAATAGCAAATTCTGCTTCCATGCAAATGGGGGCAGAACACATGGTCTGACAAGAAGTTGGAGCCTGAAAAGATAGAGGGGGAGAGGGATCATTAGATAATCTTTGCCTTTTTCCTTGTCCACTTATGCAATTTTTCACTACTGTATATTCACTGGTGTTTTTTAAAAGAACTCTCTAGTAAAGCAATTTATTTTGGGATGGTCACTCCATAACTACCGTAAATAAATCTGAGTTTTTCAGAACAACTGTGCTGCTTGTGACAACCAAATAAAAGTGAGAAATCCATAGGGGTAGGGCCTTGACAGTAAGCCTTTTCTTTCCATCCAATAAAACCCCAAGGGTCAAGGATATATATGTTACCACATAAGAAGGATCCTAGGGTAATATCTGACTATATCAATATGTCTTCTGAAGGGAAGATCCCTTTATATATCCTGCAGACTGAGAGAACAGAAGGAAGAGAATTGTTTTACCTGTCCCCCTTTTCCtattatattttgtagttcttccccagaACCTAATATTCTTGagtctttaaaaatttttttttatagatctttattaattttcaaaattaatacaaagtgccataaattatCCATACATTTGtttcaaaataagcacttaaattccatcaataacaaagaagatataaatatccctcccctcccatccaacaattttatcaagaaatgaaccaaaaaatatatccccccacccacccaccccatcctggatatgtataaaaataaagaaaagatttgaaaaccaagaaattatgttgaattaacaaaggatatCAACGGGCCCCAGATCAAATTAAATACTTTGCtatgcattcatcttttcatatttgtaccctaaacataaactgaccaacaaaacggaaagttgagccaatcacaattcttccaattgcaggTTATCAACTGCATACCAATCCCTGTTTTAATCAAGAAGAGCCTGCCTTTGTAGCGATCCATAGGAGGCTTGATGTGCAGCAAAGTTCCACATATAActgcctcatacgtcaaagggatttCTGATTCCAGTATAAGGTTAATCTGttcccatattgacctccaaaaacggagtttcaaaggacaatagaacaacagatgatccaatgtccctatcaGTGGCATATCaagagggggtggtccgccccgggtgcagccttagggggggtgcacagccagccaggtctggaaaattctactgggccgatcagcctgcctctccccaacgtcaattctgccatcggagaggaaattcGGGAGCCAATCGCTGCTTAgttgggcggaacttcctctccgacggcagaattgacattggggagaggaatgctggttggcccgatgcagggaaggagagcttggggcggcaacggctttggggcatgttacccgatggcggtgacttggcttgagggagggcagggagaaagaaagaaagaaagggggaaggcagggaaacagaaggaaagaagggaaacagagaaaaagaaagggggcatgaagagagaaaaaaagaaagggaggcagggataaagaaagggcagggagagaagaaaaagttgggggagggaatgaggtctggaggagaggaagcatacaggctgaaagaagggaagaaagattggatgcacagtcagaagaagaaagtgcaaccagagactcatgaaatcaccagacaaggtaggaaaaatgattttattttcaatttagtgatcaaaatgtgtctgaatttatatctgctggctatattttgcaatatggccccccccttttactaaaccacaatagcggattttagcgcagggagcctatgagcgtcgagagcagccctgggcattcagcgcagctccctgcgctaaaaactgctattgtgctttagtaaaaagggagggggggtatttgtctatttttgtatggttgtaactgaggtgacagtgcatagaatcatctgccttgacctctttgaaaaaaccccagaataggaatgataattaacattttctcagcgtacagtgtgctttgtgtttttaaaaattttttattgttgatagatcattttgacttggtcattttaaaagtagctcgcaagcccaaaaagtgtgggcacccctaagctagagcgttgaagttgcgtgtttctgccgtaaaggtaatctctgacgcaaccggaagttgcatcagagatgacctttacggcagccatatgcaactacaacgctccggctgctgtaagaaggcagtttagacaatgccggccacagggcagggaggtttgtcggactgggcctgttgtccgggccagtggggggggagaaagtaccatgaaggtaaggggcagggagggagaaagggagaaaaggtggggtggagaggaaaacagggtaaaacagaggggggagaaggacactgaaagcacatggggaagacagagtgggaagaagatgctgaaaggaaatggggaacagagagtgtggAGAAggtgctgcaggaaaatggggaagatagagtggggagaagacgctgaagggaaatggggaagagagagttgggagaagacgctggcagggaagaaaacagagatgcCACACtatgggaggagagaagggaagaagatgggtgccagaccaatttggaaggagggagaaaggaagaggcacagtaatagagcaaatggaagatgcagagagaagacagtggatggaaggaagagagtaacacgaagaagaggaaagcagaaaccagagaagacaaaggtagaacaaaaattttctatttatttattgctttaggaaacatgtgtcactgtttctgtggtgttgcattgtatgcagagtccagcttcttgctggttcaatttaacttttgtctatgtatttctattttatccccccttttactaaactgtggagtattttttagcgccagctgtggtggtagcagctctgatgctcagaattctaagagcgtcagagctgttaccaccgtggctaaaatccacactacagttttgtaaaagggggagggattagtttctgatgacatattccatactaggcaaaggtttttttctgtgttctatgtgttcgaaagatatggttttctcttaggattgacggtgtaggattgatctatactagtctggcttgtttagttttacaatgggtgtattcatgttgtactgctcactgcagtatgtaaaatgttgccttttcctaggtactcatgtgtgacatgtgacttgttactaaaaatcatgtttttcgtacagatggggggggcaaaaaatgatgggccccgggtgtcacatatgctaggtacgccactggtccctatgtctagatgacagtgccagcatcaatTAGATTTTGATATATTGTTACTAAccccttcttctattaaactgcgctagcagtgtGTAgagcagagagctgtgctgaatggcccgcgctgctcctgacgctcataggaactctatgagcatcaggagcagcgtcgggccattcagcgcagctcatagaaacagaagatgacggtagaaaagggctacagcccatcaagtctgcccactctgcttacccaccccctgtctatgccctaatgacccaatttccttatcttgaccctcgtagggatcccacatgggtatctcatttattcttaaagtctggcacgctgtctgcctcgatcacctgcactggaagcttgttccaatgatcaaccactctctctgtgaagaaatactttctggtgtcgccatgaaattttccgcccctgagtttgagcgggtgccctcttgtggccgagggtcccttgagaaagaaaatatcatcttccacttcgacacgtcccgcgaggtacttaaatgtttcgatcatgtctcccctctctctacgttcctcaagagtgtagagctgcaatttgatcagtctctcttcgtacgagagatccttgagccccgagatcatcctggtggccgtccgttgaaccgattcaattctgcgcacatctttactgtaatgtggcctccagaattgcacacagtactccagatgaggtctcaccatggccctgtacaacggcattataacttcaggctttcagctgacgaaacttctattgatacaacccaatatttaccttgccttagatgaagccttctccacttgattggcagttttcatgtctgcactgatgattactcctaaatctcgttctgctgaagtcctagttaaagtttctccgttcaagaagtacgtcctgcatggatttccgcttccgaggtgcatgaccttacatttcttagcattgaagcctagctgccaggttgaggaccaactttccaatgtaagcaggtcctgcgccatataattctgtaaactgcattcacttactatattacatagtttggcgtcatcggcgaatagtgttattttaccttgaagcccttgagtcagatcccctatgaatatgttgaaaaggagtggacccaggaccgagccctgcggcactccactggtcacctccgatgttttagagagggtaccattaaccaccaccctctgaagtctgccactcagccaatcattgacccatgcagttagtgtctctcctaaccccatcgattccatcttgcttagcagcctacggtgtgggacactgtcaaaagctttactgaagtccaggtacacgacgtccaaagactctcccaagtccaactttcttgttacccagtcaaagaagctgatgagattggattggcaggacctacccttggtgaatccatgctgactgggatcccgaagattcccttcattcaagatcgtgtccaatttgcttttaattagtgtttccatgagtttgcacactattgatgtgagactcaccggtctataattcgcagcctctgccctgcaaccctttttatgcagagaaacgacattagctaatttccagtccaggggaactttccccttacttagggagagattgaatagctcagccaacggtttcgccaggacatcactcaattctctgagcactcttgggtgcaaattgtctggtcccatggctttgttcaccttgagtcttgccaattcactgtaaacttcacctggtgtgaactcaaaattctgaaacaggtcttctgtgttttgtgttgccttcaactgcgaaccgtgtcccggtgcctcacaggtgaagactgagcagaagtattcattcagtagttcggctttatcggaatctgcttccacgtaacttccgtccggtcttctaaggcgtactatcccgcctgtgttcctttttctgtcactaatatacctgaagaaggatttgtccccctttttaatgttttttgccagaatttcttccactcgaagttttgcctccctaactgccattttgaccgctgtagacctggtcctatattctacttttgcctctcttttctccgtgcgcttgtaggagagaaacgcttttttcttctccttaatgaggtgcgagatctccgcggtgaaccattggggtttattatttctttgtcgtttatttactgattttatgaagcggctagttgcttcatgtatggttgatttcagtgttaaccacttagcttctacatcattggtctccgcttggtcctgcagcgtctgatggacgaaatctcccatgcatgtgaagtctgtgccccggaaattgagtacctttgttttcgtgtttgatctagggaagcctttcctaaggttgaaccatactatgttgtggtcgctgtaggctagcgtatctcctactgagacctctgagacgctttccccgttggtgagtaccaggtcgaggatcgcctgggccctagtgggctccgttaccatttgtttgagatgtgctccttttatggaggttaagagcctcctgctaccgctggttgttgctgaaaatgagttccagtctgcatcaggcatattgaagtcccctagcagtacagcttctcctcgtagagtgatattctctatgtcttcaattaattctgcgtccatgtcttccagttgtcttgggggtctgtataccacacctagatacaggcatttttctctgcctcttgccaggtttacccagagggactccccggtgtacttgacatctgtgatcctggtggttttgatgtcctctttaatgtatagagctaccccccctcctaacctgctctctctgtcctgacaaagtagattgtagcccggtatagccatatcccacccatgtgagtccgtaaaccaagtttcagatattgccaccacatctaggtcggcattccttatttcagcctccaattctagaattttgttacctaaactgtgtgcattgacatacatggccctccatatcttgtgtttgctaagtccctgtgaggcgtatcctacctgagtcggtgtgactcccaaagaactgtttgcaatgtgggtacttaccttggacatggaagcggagtttcgactcacctcatcaggataattcctttctgcactaatatgtgaatgggtaccctcccccgacttacctagtttaaagccctgtgaagcaggcgggctagtcggtgtccgaagacgttcttacccctactggtcagatggagtccgtctggtccctgaagtccttgtagcgcttccccattgcgctaaaaactgctagcgcagtttcgtagaagagggggtaaatgttcttagattgtaagcctctCTGAAGCTAATCCCTAGAAGCGGGgtagtaaattttaataaacttgccccctcttctatgaaactgcaatagcaatttttagcgcagtgaggcgcactgaatgacccacgctgctcccaacgctcatagagtacCTATGAGCGTCGGCAGGGCCATGCAGCGCGACTCCCTGCTCTAGAAACTGCtctcgcagtttcataaaaggaggttGGAAACTTGGACAGATAGAACAGTAGgaatagaaacagaaacagtTTGCTAAAATAATACTTCCTTTACTTTCTAACAGTTTGCCAGATCCTTGGCTTGCTAATATGGTTGGGCCTTTCTATTGCCATGATCACTATGGGTAAGTTTAATATATAAGTCTTGAATTTAACCCCCTCTTcgattaaactgcgctagcagtttttagcctgGTGAACCACGCTGAATAGCCCATGctgctcctatgagcgtcgggagcagtgtgggccattcagtgcggccctctgcgctacaaactgctagcgcagtttaatagaagagggggtaagtgttttACTGCTTGTATTGCATTTACAGTCTAGCTCATTATCTCCATTTCTTGGTTCTGCTCCAAACAAAGACCTTAAGTACCATTTTAAATCCACCCCTCCTCTCTGAAgacttctctcttttccttccatgGTCTATCAAGAGTCCAGATGTGCTAAAAAGTTCCCTCATTTTATATTTATTACTAAATATCCCCAAGGTGTGTAAGGTCAGAAACAGAAAGAATGAGTGAAATTCCATCATGGTAGGTGAGGTCACTCAGCAGCAAGAACCTGCAAGTCCTCTGAGGAACTTTgccttatttacttttttttgctCAAGCTTGAATCACTCTTATATACTATAGCCTGCCCcagatttctctctcttcccccactaATACATGTTGTGCCTTCTCCAACTCTTAGTGGACAGAAAATTGATCACCTGGTATGACTTTTATCCTGCAGGGGCTCTATACTTGCATAATTGCTCTGGAGAACCCAATATCCCTATATATCTGATTGTGGCAGGAGTCTTCATACTAGTGCTAATTATCACCTATCCTTTGAAGACTGTTTCTCTTAAATTTGCCACCCTGGATGGAATCATAGGGCTCTTCCTGTTCGCCTGGCTCATTGCAGGTAAGTTTTCCAGGGTTTCTGAAAATTAAATGAATGTAGCTTACAGCATCAGCTTGTTGTTcactgcagaaatgaaattcataATAATTAGGAATAGCACATTACTGGCTTTTCACTGAACCCCTGACACTTGTTTCCCCTTTTGTCCTCTGCAGGAAGTGTCTGGGTGTTCCGCAATTATCAAGATTACCTGGCTGGTAGGGATATCGGGTGTGATCACCGCCTCTACCTGTTTGCCTTCTGGATTCTGATTGTGCAGTATATATTCATG encodes:
- the LOC117365138 gene encoding transmembrane protein 272-like; the encoded protein is MLDAREAGSLVCQILGLLIWLGLSIAMITMGALYLHNCSGEPNIPIYLIVAGVFILVLIITYPLKTVSLKFATLDGIIGLFLFAWLIAGSVWVFRNYQDYLAGRDIGCDHRLYLFAFWILIVQYIFMGLTIISSVLYCVFCGISSLKECATQCPPVRRQEC